The Oreochromis aureus strain Israel breed Guangdong linkage group 15, ZZ_aureus, whole genome shotgun sequence genome contains the following window.
ACCTGGACCTGAATCAAGCTGCGAGTCCGCGAAAAGTGAACAGACGAAAGACAGATGCAGCAAATTTCAGAGCTGGCCTTTGTCTAAAAACTAGTAAGCTCCACTGTGTGCGCGTGggtgtgtgtctgcctgtgtgtgggtatgtgtgcgtgtgtctgcctgtgtgtgtgtatgtgcgtgcatttgcatgtgtgtgtttgagtttcTTGTGCCCACTGGTTTTGTTTCATTATGCTGTTGCAAAAAATGTGTTatactaaaataaaatgaatattcaCACATTTTGAGAACAAAGGCCTCATAAGTGGAGTTCATGACGGTCAGATAATCCACAAAAAGCTAATATCTGTCTGCAAACCCTCTTCTTGGCTACACCAAgtaattctgtccataaaaccAGAAGTAAAGAACAGCCTAGGTGGAGGTCATCCCTCACCAGTAATGTGTTTTTACACTAAGTACAATTATTTGTGCGACTGCAGATTATAAGAAAGAGCTGGGACAAACATAGTGACATGCGATAGCGTCATATAAAAGTATAGAGAGTAAAGGAGAAGATTGAGTGTTCAGTGCATCATTGGAGATCCTTCCTAAGGAATCCTTCGGTGTGCCTCCTTGTACTGAAATCATTTGACCCACGTGGTACcagttttttttggtttgtttgcatgtttttactttttgccTCCACACTAAGTTTTTACCTTACATACCCTACTTTTTTTCAGTGGATGTTTTATGCTGAATTTTTCAGTGGAGTGAGTTACACCTGTGTACTTCTAACAGTGTCCTTCAGGAAAGTCCAGACTCTCTTGTACCCAGCTGTGCGTCCATAAAGACTTTGGGGTCAATTGAAAGTCACATATCTTTCCAAGATGGACCCCAGTCTGTTGATAACAGGTAAGAATATAAGAATTTCATTTTGCTTCCTCCTTGAAAAAATCACATCCAACATGTAGATAAGTAAGTTCCCCAAAGTTGATTTTGATTATCTggatgtagtgttttcagtgggagaaatgtttcgtcactcatccaagtgacttcttcagtctcagctgactgcaggtttccccaaccttataaacagtacatttgcacagtgactgaaaccagcccactaaatgaacaatgggctgtgaggtcagttccttgatgaTTAATATgaaaattgtcatgaccattgatcatcaaccactgatcaaagcccattGATTAAAAACCACTGATCAtggatcaaagaccactgatcaatggccatgagtaccattcacagagagttggggaatggctgcaatcacagcattgtaagatggtgaaagatgtacccttaggccccctccttgattcagagatggtctggAGATATGTACtatttataagattggggaaacctgcagtcagctgagagtgaagaagtcatttggatgagtgacgaaacatttctcccactgcaAACACTACATCCAGATGGACAGAATCGACCTTTTGGGATCACACCCAACAATGAGAACAGTATTTACTTTGTTTCCACCAGAATTTATTATAGAAAGGAACCCCTTAAACAAACTGTACTTATACTAAAGTTAAATGTGTTTTGCAGTGTTGACCAGCAAGTCCTGCACCATCAAACACATCTGGACTACGTATTTATGGTGAGTGGAAGTCCAAAACCCCAGTTCCAAACCGTGACTTCCCTCCCTGACAATAGACGCACTCCGCTCCCAACTCCTGGtggcacacaaacaaacacagctcAGCAGAATAATCCACTATAGCAAGGTCTTTAACACACATTAGTCAACGGCTGTACTTAATGGGTTTGACGTTTAAGAATCCCACGCCAACTGGAGCTCAGCCACCCTCTTAAATTCAGTGCTCCTGACAACGGTAATCAGCTGGCCACGGATAACGAGCAGCAGGTGTGGCTGCCTCCTGCACAGGAATACTTCCGGGGTCGCAATCCCTCCAGCAACCCAAAACATCCGGGAGCGCGGACGTAAATAAcatacacatgaacacacacacaaacacacacagacggaGTAACAGGAGAGAGATAACAGAACACAACAAATACATGAGCCTTGGGCCCATAGACCCAGGCCATGACAAATGGGTTACATTGTTTAGTTATGcttataaataatttatttgattttatttttattataactTCAGCAGTTCATTGTGGTggtagcactgttgcctcacagcaagaaggtcctgaggtcAATTCCACCATCTGGCCAGCGGctttctgtgtgaagttttccctgtgtttgtctctggGTGCTCTGGCTTTctcccacagttcaaagacatgcagttgttggggttaggttaatttgattctaaattgccaATAGGTGTGAATGTTATCTGTCTCTCTGAGTTAGCCCTGGATCAAGGTGCACACTGCCTCTCACCTCATGGAATCAGCTCCAGCTCCTCTGTGACTCAGATAAGCGGAAGAGGGAGGATGAATGGAGGCAATGAATAAATTCTGGCACATTAACTGTAGTCTATTATTACAAAGGTGTACATTTCTCCTCAGTTTCAACTGAAGttaaacaacatttttctgGGTTCCAGATGTTGGAggaaaacattttcagttttgtgaAGAATGAGCTGAAAAAGATCCAGAACATTCTGAGTCCAGGTTACCCCCAAAATGCAGAGAATCTGAGGGAAGATGAGGGGGTGTTGGAATCTgatgaggaggagaggaagagtaCCAGAGAGTCATTTCTGAGAATTACAGTGGATTTCCTGAAGCAAATGAAGCAGCAAGAGTTGGCTGACCGTCTGCAGCGCAGTAAGAGAATTTGATTGATATTTCAAACTCTGTTTGTATATATTCTACACATCTCCATCACATCTATGAAGTTTTCTGGCAGAAGCAGTTGATTTGCAACTGATGGGTTGAATAGATTTAATGgactgtgttttttaaaaaaaagtttacaatTTATTTAGCTTTATTAACttgtcattgtttttattttgtaggaACCCATGCTGCAGAGTGCCAGCGTCAAGTTAAGACTAAACTAAAGAACAGGTTCCAGTGTGTTTTTGAGGGAATTGCTAAAGCAGGAAATGCAActcttctgaatcagatctacacagagctctacatcacagagggagggactgcacaggtcaatgatgaacatgaggtcagacagatcgaaacagcatccaggaaatcAGACAGAcaagaaacaacaatcagacaagaagacatctttaaagcatCACCTGTTAAAGATaagccaatcagaacagtgctgacaagtggagtggctggcattgggaaaacagtcctaacacagaagttcactctggactgggctgaagacaaatccaaccaggacatccagttcatgtttccattcactttcagagagctgaatgtgctgaaagagaaaaagttcagcttggtggaacttgttcaacACTTCTTTcctgaaaccaaagaagaagaTAGATGTacctttgaagacttccaggttttgttcatctttgatggtctggatgagtgtcgacttcctctggacttccacaacaCTGAGACCCTGACTGATGTTACAGAGTCCATCTcactggatgtgctgctgataaacctcatcaggagGAACCTGCTTCCTTCTGCACGCATCTGGATAACCACAAGACCAGCAGCAGCCAgtcagatccctcctgactgtgttgacatggtgacagaggtcagaggattcactgacccacagaaggaggagtactttaagaagagattcagagatgaagaaaaatccaacaggatcatctcccacatcaagacatctcgaagcctccacatcatgtgccacatcccagtcttctgttggatcactgctacagttctggaggatgtgctaaaaaccagagagggaggacagctacccaagaccctgactgagatgtacatccacttcctggtggttcaggccaaagtgaataATGTGAAGTATGAAGAAGGAGCTGAAATAGATCCACACTGGAATAAAAAGAGTCGGAAGATGATCGAGTCTCTAGGGAAAATGGCTTTTGATCaactgcagaaaggaaacctgatcttctatgaatcagacctgacagaatgtggcatcgatatcagagcagcctcagtgtattcaggagtgttcacacagatctttaaagaggagagagggctgtaccaggacaaggtgttctgcttcatccatctgagtgttcaggagtttctggctgctcttcatgtccatctgaccttcatcaactctggagtCAACCTGCTAagagaacaacaaacaacatcTTTGCTGTCTAAAGTAAGACCCAAATCTAAACTCAAACATCTCCATGAGAGTGCTGTGGACAAGGCCCTAAAGAGTCCAAAAGgtcacctggacttgttcctgcGCTTCCttctgggtctttcactgcaaaCAAATCAGACTCTTTTACAGGGCCTACTgagacagacaggaagtagctcacaaaCCAATCAGGAAACAGCCCAATACATCAAGAAgatcagtgagaatctgtctgcagagaaaagcattaatctgttccactgtctcaaTGAGCTGAATGATcattctctagtggaggagatccaaaaGTCCCTGAGTTCAGGACGTGTCTCCACAGAAAAATTGTCTCCttctcagtggtcagctctggtcttcatcttattGTCTTCTGAAAAAGAACTTGAAGTGTTTGatctgaagaaatactctgcttcagaggaggctcttgtAAAGCTCCTGCCAGTCATCAAAGCTTCCAACAGAGCTCTGTAGGTGGATCTGTGAATAGGTTTAAAGAAATtggatattttttattttgtatgacttaaataaatcactttGTCTTCATTGGCAATTGTTCCCCAGGCTCAACAGTTGCAACCTTTCAGAGATAAGCTGTGAAACTCTatcctcagttttcagctccCAGCCTTCTAGTCTCAGAGAgttggacctgagtaacaacaacctgAAGGATCCCGGATTGAAGCTGTTATCTCATGGACTGCAGAGTCCATACTGCAAACTAGAAACACTCCGGTAAGGATACAATTAATAAATGTTTagattttgacttattttaaaggtttttctttGATGTTGTGTAATTTAATCATGATTCAATCTCAGTCTGTCAGGTTGTCTGGTAACAGAAAAGGGTTGTGCTCCTTTGGCCTTAGCTCTTCGCTCCAACTCATCCCATTTGAGAAAGCTTGAGCTAAGCAACAACAATCTCAAAGATTATGGAGTACAGCAGCTATCAATGGCACTTGACAGTCCTCACTGTAAA
Protein-coding sequences here:
- the LOC116330559 gene encoding NLR family CARD domain-containing protein 3-like isoform X1, with the translated sequence MDQCEQREEGVPPPASTLCRERESKTKAQRPKLWLKSHSAGPEHEPSSVSVKSDSSYQELINYKEHWSSKSSKRRKKLWYKSYSAGSKPEPMSASNKHHIRPKKKPLFKKHKKTQSSLDSAVTEPGPESSCESAKSEQTKDRCSKFQSWPLSKNYVLQESPDSLVPSCASIKTLGSIESHISFQDGPQSVDNSVDQQVLHHQTHLDYVFMMLEENIFSFVKNELKKIQNILSPGYPQNAENLREDEGVLESDEEERKSTRESFLRITVDFLKQMKQQELADRLQRRTHAAECQRQVKTKLKNRFQCVFEGIAKAGNATLLNQIYTELYITEGGTAQVNDEHEVRQIETASRKSDRQETTIRQEDIFKASPVKDKPIRTVLTSGVAGIGKTVLTQKFTLDWAEDKSNQDIQFMFPFTFRELNVLKEKKFSLVELVQHFFPETKEEDRCTFEDFQVLFIFDGLDECRLPLDFHNTETLTDVTESISLDVLLINLIRRNLLPSARIWITTRPAAASQIPPDCVDMVTEVRGFTDPQKEEYFKKRFRDEEKSNRIISHIKTSRSLHIMCHIPVFCWITATVLEDVLKTREGGQLPKTLTEMYIHFLVVQAKVNNVKYEEGAEIDPHWNKKSRKMIESLGKMAFDQLQKGNLIFYESDLTECGIDIRAASVYSGVFTQIFKEERGLYQDKVFCFIHLSVQEFLAALHVHLTFINSGVNLLREQQTTSLLSKVRPKSKLKHLHESAVDKALKSPKGHLDLFLRFLLGLSLQTNQTLLQGLLRQTGSSSQTNQETAQYIKKISENLSAEKSINLFHCLNELNDHSLVEEIQKSLSSGRVSTEKLSPSQWSALVFILLSSEKELEVFDLKKYSASEEALVKLLPVIKASNRALLNSCNLSEISCETLSSVFSSQPSSLRELDLSNNNLKDPGLKLLSHGLQSPYCKLETLRLSGCLVTEKGCAPLALALRSNSSHLRKLELSNNNLKDYGVQQLSMALDSPHCKIESLSLSGCQVTNEGCACLASAISSNHSHLQNLDLSNNNLLDLGVKLLSTGLKSPHCKMETLSLSGCLVTDEGFASLATALSSNPSHLRELDLSYNHPGHLGVEQLWAGVKDSHWRLDVLRVEHGGAHRLKPDVGKYFFELELDTNSVNRKLKLANNNRKVIVGAEQSYPDHPERFDTCSQLLCRNALTGRCYWEVEWSGGVFIAVSYRGISRKADMTDCRFGWNDQSWSLSCSDGGYSVWHNNQETSISSSLTKSRVGVYVDCPAGTLSFYRVSSDTLIHLHTFRTTFTERLYAGFRLRSYDSSVSLCSV
- the LOC116330559 gene encoding NLR family CARD domain-containing protein 3-like isoform X2, whose product is MDQCEQREEGVPPPASTLCRERESKTKAQRPKLWLKSHSAGPEHEPSSVSVKSDSSYQELINYKEHWSSKSSKRRKKLWYKSYSAGSKPEPMSASNKHHIRPKKKPLFKKHVLQESPDSLVPSCASIKTLGSIESHISFQDGPQSVDNSVDQQVLHHQTHLDYVFMMLEENIFSFVKNELKKIQNILSPGYPQNAENLREDEGVLESDEEERKSTRESFLRITVDFLKQMKQQELADRLQRRTHAAECQRQVKTKLKNRFQCVFEGIAKAGNATLLNQIYTELYITEGGTAQVNDEHEVRQIETASRKSDRQETTIRQEDIFKASPVKDKPIRTVLTSGVAGIGKTVLTQKFTLDWAEDKSNQDIQFMFPFTFRELNVLKEKKFSLVELVQHFFPETKEEDRCTFEDFQVLFIFDGLDECRLPLDFHNTETLTDVTESISLDVLLINLIRRNLLPSARIWITTRPAAASQIPPDCVDMVTEVRGFTDPQKEEYFKKRFRDEEKSNRIISHIKTSRSLHIMCHIPVFCWITATVLEDVLKTREGGQLPKTLTEMYIHFLVVQAKVNNVKYEEGAEIDPHWNKKSRKMIESLGKMAFDQLQKGNLIFYESDLTECGIDIRAASVYSGVFTQIFKEERGLYQDKVFCFIHLSVQEFLAALHVHLTFINSGVNLLREQQTTSLLSKVRPKSKLKHLHESAVDKALKSPKGHLDLFLRFLLGLSLQTNQTLLQGLLRQTGSSSQTNQETAQYIKKISENLSAEKSINLFHCLNELNDHSLVEEIQKSLSSGRVSTEKLSPSQWSALVFILLSSEKELEVFDLKKYSASEEALVKLLPVIKASNRALLNSCNLSEISCETLSSVFSSQPSSLRELDLSNNNLKDPGLKLLSHGLQSPYCKLETLRLSGCLVTEKGCAPLALALRSNSSHLRKLELSNNNLKDYGVQQLSMALDSPHCKIESLSLSGCQVTNEGCACLASAISSNHSHLQNLDLSNNNLLDLGVKLLSTGLKSPHCKMETLSLSGCLVTDEGFASLATALSSNPSHLRELDLSYNHPGHLGVEQLWAGVKDSHWRLDVLRVEHGGAHRLKPDVGKYFFELELDTNSVNRKLKLANNNRKVIVGAEQSYPDHPERFDTCSQLLCRNALTGRCYWEVEWSGGVFIAVSYRGISRKADMTDCRFGWNDQSWSLSCSDGGYSVWHNNQETSISSSLTKSRVGVYVDCPAGTLSFYRVSSDTLIHLHTFRTTFTERLYAGFRLRSYDSSVSLCSV